One Betta splendens chromosome 8, fBetSpl5.4, whole genome shotgun sequence DNA segment encodes these proteins:
- the smarca4a gene encoding SWI/SNF related, matrix associated, actin dependent regulator of chromatin, subfamily a, member 4a isoform X2, producing MSTPDPPMGGTPRPGPSPGPGPSPSGMMGPSPGPSPGSAHSMMGPSPGPPGSGHPHPPQGPSGYPQDNMHQMHKPMEAMHEKGMPDDPRYGQMKGMAMRPGGHSGMGPPPSPMDQHSQGYPSPLGGSEHAPSPVPANGPPSGPMMPGGPPGPGAGPMEGSGDPSQGMGQPNRGGPPGPGGPGGAGGGPGGPGGPTPFNQNQLHQLRAQIMAYKMLARSQPLPEHLQMAVQGKRPMPGMQQPPMPNMPPSTGPGAGPGPGPAQANYSRPHGMVGPNMAPPGPTGVPPGIQGQPTNGPPKSWPEGPMVNAAAPSNPPQKLIPPQPTGRPSPAPPAVPPAASPVMPPQTQSPGQPAQPPPMMLHQKQNRITPIQKPRGLDPVEILQEREYRLQARIAHRIQELENLPGSLAGDLRTKATIELKALRLLNFQRQLRQEVVVCMRRDTALETALNAKAYKRSKRQSLREARITEKLEKQQKIEQERKRRQKHQEYLNSILQHAKDFKEYHRSITAKIQKATKAVATYHANTEREQKKENERIEKERMRRLMAEDEEGYRKLIDQKKDKRLAYLLQQTDEYVANLTELVRAHKAAQALKEKKKKKKKKKPEPAEGGAAALGPDGEPLDETSQMSDLPVKVIHVDSGKILTGVDAPKAGQLEAWLEMNPGYEVAPRSDSEDSGSEDDEEEEDVDEEPHPTASEEKKKIPDPDSEDVSEVDVRHIIEHAKQDVDDEYGNAAFNRGLQSYYAVAHAVTEKVDKQSTLLVNGQLKQYQIKGLEWLVSLYNNNLNGILADEMGLGKTIQTIALITYLMEYKRLNGPFLIIVPLSTLSNWVYEFDKWAPSVVKVSYKGSPAARRSFVPILRSGKFNVLLTTYEYIIKDKHILAKLRWKYMIVDEGHRMKNHHCKLTQVLNTHYLAPRRLLLTGTPLQNKLPELWALLNFLLPTIFKSCSTFEQWFNAPFAMTGEKVDLNEEETILIIRRLHKVLRPFLLRRLKKEVEAQLPEKVEYVIKCDMSALQRVLYRHMQAKGVLLTDGSEKDKKGKGGTKTLMNTIMQLRKICNHPYMFQHIEESFSEHLGYSGGIVTGPDLYRASGKFELLDRILPKLRATKHKVLLFCQMTSLMTIMEDYFAYRNFKYLRLDGTTKAEDRGMLLKTFNDPASEYFVFLLSTRAGGLGLNLQSADTVIIFDSDWNPHQDLQAQDRAHRIGQQNEVRVLRLCTVNSVEEKILAAAKYKLNVDQKVIQAGMFDQKSSGYERRAFLQAILEHEEQDEVGARGGCRTRGAWEEDEVPDDETVNQMIARSEEEFEQFMRMDLDRRREEARNPKRKPRLMEEDDMPAWILKDDAEVERLTCEEEEEKMFGRGSRQRKEVDYSDSLTEKQWLKAIEEGNLEDIEEEVRHKKTTRKRKRERDHDSGAALPSSSGGRGRDKDEEVKKAKKRGRPPAEKLSPNPPSLTKKMKKIVDAVIKYKDTNGRQLSEVFIQLPSRKELPEYYELIRKPVDFRKIKERIRNHKYRSLNDLEKDVMLLCQNAQTFNLEGSLIYEDSIVLQSVFTSVRQKIEKDDESEGEESEEEEEEADEGSESELKVKIKLSRKEKGDRGGKGQRWRGRGSRAKPVVSDDDSEEEQEEERSASGSEDD from the exons ATGTCCACTCCTGACCCCCCCATGGGAGGGACACCTCGTCCTGGACCCTCCCCAGGCCCAGGGCCATCTCCTAGCGGCATGATGGGTCCAAGTCCAGGTCCCTCACCGGGCTCAGCCCACAGCATGATGGGACCCAGCCCAGGACCTCCAGGCTCTGGACACCCCCACCCTCCACAGGGACCATCAGGATATCCTCAGGACAACATGCACCAGATGCACAAA CCCATGGAAGCCATGCATGAGAAGGGAATGCCTGACGACCCGCGCTATGGCCAGATGAAGGGCATGGCTATGAGACCAGGGGGGCACAGCGGGATGGGACCCCCTCCAAGCCCGATGGACCAGCATTCCCAAG GTTACCCCTCGCCCCTGGGAGGCTCAGAGCACGCTCCCAGCCCCGTCCCAGCCAACGGACCTCCCTCTGGGCCCATGATGCCTGGAGGTCCCCCTGGGCCTGGTGCTGGCCCTATGGAAGGCAGCGGCGACCCCAGTCAAGGCATGGGGCAGCCTAACCGTGGAGGTCCTCCTGGGCCAGGTGGACCGGGTGGGGCAGGAGGTGGACCAGGAGGCCCAGGTGGACCAACTCCTTTTAACCAGAATCAACTGCACCAACTCCGGGCTCAGATTATGGCATATAAGATGCTGGCGCGCAGTCAGCCCCTCCCTGAGCACCTGCAGATGGCTGTGCAGGGGAAGAGGCCCATGCCAGGGATGCAGCAACCACCAATGCCCAACATGCCCCCATCCACAGGACCTGGAGCCGGGCCTGGGCCAGGACCAGCACAGGCCAACTACAGCAGACCACATG GCATGGTTGGCCCCAATATGGCTCCTCCCGGACCTACCGGAGTCCCCCCAGGCATACAGGGCCAGCCTACCAATGGACCCCCCAAGTCATGGCCTGAAG GACCAATGGTGAATGCTGCAGCTCCCTCCAACCCTCCTCAGAAGCTGATTCCCCCACAGCCCACAGGCAGAccctcccctgctcctcccGCTGTGCCCCCAGCCGCTTCCCCGGTGATGCCGCCTCAGACGCAGTCCCCAGGGCAGCCCGCCCAGCCCCCTCCCATGATGCTCCACCAGAAGCAGAACCGCATAACTCCCATCCAAAAACCGCGTGGGCTGGACCCAGTGGAGATCCTTCAGGAGAGAGAATACAG GCTGCAGGCCCGTATTGCTCATCGCATCCAGGAACTGGAGAACCTGCCTGGCTCTCTAGCCGGAGACCTGCGCACGAAGGCCACCATCGAGCTAAAGGCCCTGAGGCTGCTGAACTTCCAGAGACAG ctgcgTCAGGAGGTGGTGGTCTGCATGCGTCGGGACACTGCTTTGGAAACCGCCCTCAACGCTAAAGCCTACAAGCGCAGCAAGCGCCAGTCGCTGCGTGAAGCTCGCATCacggagaagctggagaagcagcagaagatcGAACAGGAGCGCAAACGTCGTCAGAAGCACCAG GAATACCTCAACAGCATCCTGCAGCACGCCAAGGACTTCAAGGAGTATCACCGCTCCATCACAGCCAAGATCCAGAAGGCCACCAAAGCTGTGGCCACGTATCACGCCAACACGGAGCGTGAGCAGAAGAAGGAGAACGAGCGCATTGAAAAAGAGAGAATGCGGAGGCTGATG gctgaggatgaagaaggCTATCGTAAACTTATCGACCAGAAGAAGGACAAGCGTCTGGCctacctgctccagcagacgGACGAGTACGTGGCCAACCTCACTGAGCTGGTCCGTGCTCACAAAGCTGCACAAGCTctcaaagagaagaagaagaagaagaaaaagaag AAGCCGGAGCCGGCAGAAGGTGGCGCTGCTGCGCTGGGCCCTGACGGGGAG CCTTTAGATGAGACCAGTCAGATGAGTGACCTGCCGGTGAAGGTCATCCACGTTGACAGCGGGAAGATCCTGACTGGAGTTGATGCACCTAAAGCCGGTCAGCTGGAGGCCTGGCTGGAGATGAACCCAGG GTATGAAGTCGCTCCGCGGTCAGACAGTGAAGACAGTGGTTcagaagatgatgaagaggaggag GATGTAGACGAGGAGCCTCATCCCACAGCttcagaggagaagaagaagattcCAGACCCTGACAGCGAAGACGTGTCTGAGGTGGACGTCAGGCACATCATTGA ACACGCCAAGCAGGATGTGGACGACGAGTACGGCAACGCAGCCTTCAACCGAGGCCTTCAGTCCTACTACGCCGTGGCTCACGCCGTCACTGAGAAGGTGGATAAGCAGTCGACGCTGCTGGTCAACGGGCAGCTGAAGCAGTACCAG ATCAAAGGACTGGAGTGGCTGGTGTCGCTCTACAACAACAACCTGAACGGCATCCTGGCCGACGAGATGGGTCTGGGAAAGACCATCCAGACCATCGCCCTCATCACTTACCTCATGGAGTACAAGCGCCTCAACGGGCCCTTCCTTATCATCGTACCTCTGTC AACGCTGTCAAACTGGGTCTATGAGTTTGATAAGTGGGCGCCGTCTGTCGTGAAGGTCTCCTACAAG GGGTCTCCGGCTGCTCGCCGCTCCTTCGTTCCCATCCTGCGCAGCGGCAAGTTCAACGTGCTGCTCACCACGTACGAGTACATCATcaaggacaaacacatcctggctaAA CTCCGATGGAAGTACATGATTGTGGACGAGGGCCACCGTATGAAGAACCACCACTGTAAGCTGACCCAGGTGCTGAACACGCACTACTTGGCACCGCGGCGCCTGCTGCTCACAGGGACTCCGCTGCAGAATAAACTGCCCGAGCTGTGGGCTCTGCTCAACTTCCTACTGCCCACCATATTCAAGAGCTGCAGCACCTTCGAGCAGTGGTTCAACGCCCCGTTTGCCATGACGGGAGAGAAG GTCGACCTGAACGAGGAAGAAACCATCCTGATCATCAGACGTCTGCACAAAGTGCTGCGACCGTTCCTGCTGCGCCGGCTCAAGAAGGAGGTTGAAGCGCAGCTGCCGGAGAAG GTGGAGTATGTGATAAAGTGCGACATGTCGGCTTTACAGCGGGTCTTATACAGACACATGCAGGCGAAGGGAGTCCTGCTCACAGACGGCTCCGAGAAGGACAAGAAG GGTAAAGGAGGCACGAAGACCCTGATGAACACCATCATGCAGCTGAGGAAGATTTGCAACCACCCGTACATGTTCCAGCACATTGAG GAGTCCTTCTCAGAGCATCTGGGTTATTCTGGTGGAATAGTGACGGG GCCTGATCTGTATCGAGCGTCAGGGAAGTTCGAGCTGCTGGATCGTATCTTGCCCAAACTCAGGGCCACCAAGCACAAAGTGCTGCTCTTCTGTCAGATGACTTCACTCATGACCATCATGGAGGATTACTTTGCTTACCGCAACTTCAAGTACCTGCGTCTGGACG GAACGACCAAGGCCGAGGACCGTGGCATGCTGCTGAAGACCTTCAATGACCCAGCCTCCGAGTACTTTGTGTTCCTGCTCAGCACCAGGGCTGGAGGCCTGGGCCTCAACCTGCAGTCTGCTGACACCGTCATCATCTTTGACAGTGACTGGAACCCGCACCAG GACCTGCAGGCCCAGGACCGAGCCCACCGCATCGGCCAGCAGAACGAGGTGCGCGTGCTGCGGCTCTGCACCGTCAACAGCGTGGAAGAGAAGATTCTGGCTGCAGCCAAGTACAAGCTGAACGTGGACCAGAAGGTCATCCAGGCCGGCATGTTCGACCAGAAGTCCTCAGGCTATGAGCGCCGCGCCTTCTTACAGGCCATTCTGGAGCACGAGGAGCAGGACGAGGTCGGGGCTCGAGGAGGCTGCCGCACTAGGGGGGCGTGG gaggaagatgaggtgCCTGACGACGAGACTGTGAATCAGATGATCGCAAGAAGTGAGGAGGAGTTTGAGCAGTTCATG CGCATGGATCTGGACCGGCGCCGCGAGGAGGCCCGCAACCCTAAAAGGAAACCCcgtctgatggaggaggacgataTGCCCGCCTGGATTTTGAAAGACGACGCCGAGGTGGAGCGTCTGACctgcgaagaggaggaggagaagatgtTCGGCAGAGGCTCGCGTCAGCGGAAGGAGGTGGACTACAGCGACTCGCTCACGGAGAAACAGTGGCTGAAG GCCATAGAGGAGGGAAACCTAGAGGACATCGAAGAGGAAGTCCGGCACAAAAAGACCACCAGGAAGCGCAAGCGAGAGCGCGACCACGACAGCGGCGCGGCTCTGCCGAGCTCCAGCGGCGGCCGCGGGCGGGACAAAGacgaggaggtgaagaaggccAAGAAACGCGGGCGTCCGCCAGCGGAGAAGCTGTCTCCCAACCCGCCCTCCCTCAccaagaagatgaagaagatcGTCGACGCCGTCATCAAATACAAGGACAC GAACGGGCGACAGCTGAGCGAAGTGTTCATCCAGCTTCCTTCCCGGAAGGAGCTGCCCGAGTACTACGAGCTGATCCGCAAACCCGTGGACTTCAGAA
- the smarca4a gene encoding SWI/SNF related, matrix associated, actin dependent regulator of chromatin, subfamily a, member 4a isoform X1 yields MSTPDPPMGGTPRPGPSPGPGPSPSGMMGPSPGPSPGSAHSMMGPSPGPPGSGHPHPPQGPSGYPQDNMHQMHKPMEAMHEKGMPDDPRYGQMKGMAMRPGGHSGMGPPPSPMDQHSQGYPSPLGGSEHAPSPVPANGPPSGPMMPGGPPGPGAGPMEGSGDPSQGMGQPNRGGPPGPGGPGGAGGGPGGPGGPTPFNQNQLHQLRAQIMAYKMLARSQPLPEHLQMAVQGKRPMPGMQQPPMPNMPPSTGPGAGPGPGPAQANYSRPHGMVGPNMAPPGPTGVPPGIQGQPTNGPPKSWPEGPMVNAAAPSNPPQKLIPPQPTGRPSPAPPAVPPAASPVMPPQTQSPGQPAQPPPMMLHQKQNRITPIQKPRGLDPVEILQEREYRLQARIAHRIQELENLPGSLAGDLRTKATIELKALRLLNFQRQLRQEVVVCMRRDTALETALNAKAYKRSKRQSLREARITEKLEKQQKIEQERKRRQKHQEYLNSILQHAKDFKEYHRSITAKIQKATKAVATYHANTEREQKKENERIEKERMRRLMAEDEEGYRKLIDQKKDKRLAYLLQQTDEYVANLTELVRAHKAAQALKEKKKKKKKKKPEPAEGGAAALGPDGEPLDETSQMSDLPVKVIHVDSGKILTGVDAPKAGQLEAWLEMNPGYEVAPRSDSEDSGSEDDEEEEDVDEEPHPTASEEKKKIPDPDSEDVSEVDVRHIIEHAKQDVDDEYGNAAFNRGLQSYYAVAHAVTEKVDKQSTLLVNGQLKQYQIKGLEWLVSLYNNNLNGILADEMGLGKTIQTIALITYLMEYKRLNGPFLIIVPLSTLSNWVYEFDKWAPSVVKVSYKGSPAARRSFVPILRSGKFNVLLTTYEYIIKDKHILAKLRWKYMIVDEGHRMKNHHCKLTQVLNTHYLAPRRLLLTGTPLQNKLPELWALLNFLLPTIFKSCSTFEQWFNAPFAMTGEKVDLNEEETILIIRRLHKVLRPFLLRRLKKEVEAQLPEKVEYVIKCDMSALQRVLYRHMQAKGVLLTDGSEKDKKGKGGTKTLMNTIMQLRKICNHPYMFQHIEESFSEHLGYSGGIVTGPDLYRASGKFELLDRILPKLRATKHKVLLFCQMTSLMTIMEDYFAYRNFKYLRLDGTTKAEDRGMLLKTFNDPASEYFVFLLSTRAGGLGLNLQSADTVIIFDSDWNPHQDLQAQDRAHRIGQQNEVRVLRLCTVNSVEEKILAAAKYKLNVDQKVIQAGMFDQKSSGYERRAFLQAILEHEEQDEVGARGGCRTRGAWEEDEVPDDETVNQMIARSEEEFEQFMRMDLDRRREEARNPKRKPRLMEEDDMPAWILKDDAEVERLTCEEEEEKMFGRGSRQRKEVDYSDSLTEKQWLKAIEEGNLEDIEEEVRHKKTTRKRKRERDHDSGAALPSSSGGRGRDKDEEVKKAKKRGRPPAEKLSPNPPSLTKKMKKIVDAVIKYKDTNGRQLSEVFIQLPSRKELPEYYELIRKPVDFRKIKERIRNHKYRSLNDLEKDVMLLCQNAQTFNLEGSLIYEDSIVLQSVFTSVRQKIEKDDESEGEESEEEEEEADEGSESESRSVKVKIKLSRKEKGDRGGKGQRWRGRGSRAKPVVSDDDSEEEQEEERSASGSEDD; encoded by the exons ATGTCCACTCCTGACCCCCCCATGGGAGGGACACCTCGTCCTGGACCCTCCCCAGGCCCAGGGCCATCTCCTAGCGGCATGATGGGTCCAAGTCCAGGTCCCTCACCGGGCTCAGCCCACAGCATGATGGGACCCAGCCCAGGACCTCCAGGCTCTGGACACCCCCACCCTCCACAGGGACCATCAGGATATCCTCAGGACAACATGCACCAGATGCACAAA CCCATGGAAGCCATGCATGAGAAGGGAATGCCTGACGACCCGCGCTATGGCCAGATGAAGGGCATGGCTATGAGACCAGGGGGGCACAGCGGGATGGGACCCCCTCCAAGCCCGATGGACCAGCATTCCCAAG GTTACCCCTCGCCCCTGGGAGGCTCAGAGCACGCTCCCAGCCCCGTCCCAGCCAACGGACCTCCCTCTGGGCCCATGATGCCTGGAGGTCCCCCTGGGCCTGGTGCTGGCCCTATGGAAGGCAGCGGCGACCCCAGTCAAGGCATGGGGCAGCCTAACCGTGGAGGTCCTCCTGGGCCAGGTGGACCGGGTGGGGCAGGAGGTGGACCAGGAGGCCCAGGTGGACCAACTCCTTTTAACCAGAATCAACTGCACCAACTCCGGGCTCAGATTATGGCATATAAGATGCTGGCGCGCAGTCAGCCCCTCCCTGAGCACCTGCAGATGGCTGTGCAGGGGAAGAGGCCCATGCCAGGGATGCAGCAACCACCAATGCCCAACATGCCCCCATCCACAGGACCTGGAGCCGGGCCTGGGCCAGGACCAGCACAGGCCAACTACAGCAGACCACATG GCATGGTTGGCCCCAATATGGCTCCTCCCGGACCTACCGGAGTCCCCCCAGGCATACAGGGCCAGCCTACCAATGGACCCCCCAAGTCATGGCCTGAAG GACCAATGGTGAATGCTGCAGCTCCCTCCAACCCTCCTCAGAAGCTGATTCCCCCACAGCCCACAGGCAGAccctcccctgctcctcccGCTGTGCCCCCAGCCGCTTCCCCGGTGATGCCGCCTCAGACGCAGTCCCCAGGGCAGCCCGCCCAGCCCCCTCCCATGATGCTCCACCAGAAGCAGAACCGCATAACTCCCATCCAAAAACCGCGTGGGCTGGACCCAGTGGAGATCCTTCAGGAGAGAGAATACAG GCTGCAGGCCCGTATTGCTCATCGCATCCAGGAACTGGAGAACCTGCCTGGCTCTCTAGCCGGAGACCTGCGCACGAAGGCCACCATCGAGCTAAAGGCCCTGAGGCTGCTGAACTTCCAGAGACAG ctgcgTCAGGAGGTGGTGGTCTGCATGCGTCGGGACACTGCTTTGGAAACCGCCCTCAACGCTAAAGCCTACAAGCGCAGCAAGCGCCAGTCGCTGCGTGAAGCTCGCATCacggagaagctggagaagcagcagaagatcGAACAGGAGCGCAAACGTCGTCAGAAGCACCAG GAATACCTCAACAGCATCCTGCAGCACGCCAAGGACTTCAAGGAGTATCACCGCTCCATCACAGCCAAGATCCAGAAGGCCACCAAAGCTGTGGCCACGTATCACGCCAACACGGAGCGTGAGCAGAAGAAGGAGAACGAGCGCATTGAAAAAGAGAGAATGCGGAGGCTGATG gctgaggatgaagaaggCTATCGTAAACTTATCGACCAGAAGAAGGACAAGCGTCTGGCctacctgctccagcagacgGACGAGTACGTGGCCAACCTCACTGAGCTGGTCCGTGCTCACAAAGCTGCACAAGCTctcaaagagaagaagaagaagaagaaaaagaag AAGCCGGAGCCGGCAGAAGGTGGCGCTGCTGCGCTGGGCCCTGACGGGGAG CCTTTAGATGAGACCAGTCAGATGAGTGACCTGCCGGTGAAGGTCATCCACGTTGACAGCGGGAAGATCCTGACTGGAGTTGATGCACCTAAAGCCGGTCAGCTGGAGGCCTGGCTGGAGATGAACCCAGG GTATGAAGTCGCTCCGCGGTCAGACAGTGAAGACAGTGGTTcagaagatgatgaagaggaggag GATGTAGACGAGGAGCCTCATCCCACAGCttcagaggagaagaagaagattcCAGACCCTGACAGCGAAGACGTGTCTGAGGTGGACGTCAGGCACATCATTGA ACACGCCAAGCAGGATGTGGACGACGAGTACGGCAACGCAGCCTTCAACCGAGGCCTTCAGTCCTACTACGCCGTGGCTCACGCCGTCACTGAGAAGGTGGATAAGCAGTCGACGCTGCTGGTCAACGGGCAGCTGAAGCAGTACCAG ATCAAAGGACTGGAGTGGCTGGTGTCGCTCTACAACAACAACCTGAACGGCATCCTGGCCGACGAGATGGGTCTGGGAAAGACCATCCAGACCATCGCCCTCATCACTTACCTCATGGAGTACAAGCGCCTCAACGGGCCCTTCCTTATCATCGTACCTCTGTC AACGCTGTCAAACTGGGTCTATGAGTTTGATAAGTGGGCGCCGTCTGTCGTGAAGGTCTCCTACAAG GGGTCTCCGGCTGCTCGCCGCTCCTTCGTTCCCATCCTGCGCAGCGGCAAGTTCAACGTGCTGCTCACCACGTACGAGTACATCATcaaggacaaacacatcctggctaAA CTCCGATGGAAGTACATGATTGTGGACGAGGGCCACCGTATGAAGAACCACCACTGTAAGCTGACCCAGGTGCTGAACACGCACTACTTGGCACCGCGGCGCCTGCTGCTCACAGGGACTCCGCTGCAGAATAAACTGCCCGAGCTGTGGGCTCTGCTCAACTTCCTACTGCCCACCATATTCAAGAGCTGCAGCACCTTCGAGCAGTGGTTCAACGCCCCGTTTGCCATGACGGGAGAGAAG GTCGACCTGAACGAGGAAGAAACCATCCTGATCATCAGACGTCTGCACAAAGTGCTGCGACCGTTCCTGCTGCGCCGGCTCAAGAAGGAGGTTGAAGCGCAGCTGCCGGAGAAG GTGGAGTATGTGATAAAGTGCGACATGTCGGCTTTACAGCGGGTCTTATACAGACACATGCAGGCGAAGGGAGTCCTGCTCACAGACGGCTCCGAGAAGGACAAGAAG GGTAAAGGAGGCACGAAGACCCTGATGAACACCATCATGCAGCTGAGGAAGATTTGCAACCACCCGTACATGTTCCAGCACATTGAG GAGTCCTTCTCAGAGCATCTGGGTTATTCTGGTGGAATAGTGACGGG GCCTGATCTGTATCGAGCGTCAGGGAAGTTCGAGCTGCTGGATCGTATCTTGCCCAAACTCAGGGCCACCAAGCACAAAGTGCTGCTCTTCTGTCAGATGACTTCACTCATGACCATCATGGAGGATTACTTTGCTTACCGCAACTTCAAGTACCTGCGTCTGGACG GAACGACCAAGGCCGAGGACCGTGGCATGCTGCTGAAGACCTTCAATGACCCAGCCTCCGAGTACTTTGTGTTCCTGCTCAGCACCAGGGCTGGAGGCCTGGGCCTCAACCTGCAGTCTGCTGACACCGTCATCATCTTTGACAGTGACTGGAACCCGCACCAG GACCTGCAGGCCCAGGACCGAGCCCACCGCATCGGCCAGCAGAACGAGGTGCGCGTGCTGCGGCTCTGCACCGTCAACAGCGTGGAAGAGAAGATTCTGGCTGCAGCCAAGTACAAGCTGAACGTGGACCAGAAGGTCATCCAGGCCGGCATGTTCGACCAGAAGTCCTCAGGCTATGAGCGCCGCGCCTTCTTACAGGCCATTCTGGAGCACGAGGAGCAGGACGAGGTCGGGGCTCGAGGAGGCTGCCGCACTAGGGGGGCGTGG gaggaagatgaggtgCCTGACGACGAGACTGTGAATCAGATGATCGCAAGAAGTGAGGAGGAGTTTGAGCAGTTCATG CGCATGGATCTGGACCGGCGCCGCGAGGAGGCCCGCAACCCTAAAAGGAAACCCcgtctgatggaggaggacgataTGCCCGCCTGGATTTTGAAAGACGACGCCGAGGTGGAGCGTCTGACctgcgaagaggaggaggagaagatgtTCGGCAGAGGCTCGCGTCAGCGGAAGGAGGTGGACTACAGCGACTCGCTCACGGAGAAACAGTGGCTGAAG GCCATAGAGGAGGGAAACCTAGAGGACATCGAAGAGGAAGTCCGGCACAAAAAGACCACCAGGAAGCGCAAGCGAGAGCGCGACCACGACAGCGGCGCGGCTCTGCCGAGCTCCAGCGGCGGCCGCGGGCGGGACAAAGacgaggaggtgaagaaggccAAGAAACGCGGGCGTCCGCCAGCGGAGAAGCTGTCTCCCAACCCGCCCTCCCTCAccaagaagatgaagaagatcGTCGACGCCGTCATCAAATACAAGGACAC GAACGGGCGACAGCTGAGCGAAGTGTTCATCCAGCTTCCTTCCCGGAAGGAGCTGCCCGAGTACTACGAGCTGATCCGCAAACCCGTGGACTTCAGAA